From a single Bufo bufo chromosome 9, aBufBuf1.1, whole genome shotgun sequence genomic region:
- the LOC120979536 gene encoding uncharacterized protein LOC120979536 → MRSILRPDFFPNNPDFCSRFAQISNKYSLDIILLNVEYLHKEICTLKISLEQTEGELKAILTTEDAEKYFSDCNLHLEKLKQDLQSTKRKKWQRDMEDYTTGFVYSWQGGQRTVRKGPKRVERPSPQSKKTGPYKQRNNSTAPEMDDSRNAVAASSSNTPTTTIPFLGLGPDPIGPDEGEGGNIVGVKGGLMKSQRTMRKRQL, encoded by the exons ATGCGCTCAATTTTGAGACCTGATTTCTTTCCTAATAACCCAGATTTCTGTTCACGGTTCGCACAGATTTCGAACAAATACTCTCTGGATATCATTTTGTTAAATGTTGAATACCTACATAAGGAAATCTGTACCTTGAAAATCAGTTTGGAACAGACAGAAGGGGAATTAAAAGCAATACTAACTACAGAGGATGCAGAGAAATACTTCAGTGATTGTAATTTACACCTGGAGAAATTAAAACAAGATCTACAATCTACTAAGAGGAAAAAGTGGCAAAGGGATATGGAAGATTACACTACCGGCTTTGTATACAGTTGGCAAGGAGGACAGAGGACTGTTAGAAAAGGCCCTAAGAGGGTAGAACGACCCTCTCCCCAGAGTAAGAAGACTGGACCCTACAAACAAAGGAACAACTCCACAGCTCCAGAGATGGACGATTCCCGGAATGCTGTTGCAGCATCCAGCTCTAATACACCTACAACCACCATTCCTTTTTTAGGTCTGGGTCCAGATCCCATCGGACCAGACGAGGGGGAAGGAGGCAACATAGTTGGCGTAAAGGGAGGCCTGATGAAATCACAAAGAACCATGCGGAAGAGACAACTGTG A